From Catharus ustulatus isolate bCatUst1 chromosome 6, bCatUst1.pri.v2, whole genome shotgun sequence, a single genomic window includes:
- the RCN1 gene encoding reticulocalbin-1, with protein MAGGGAVRALPALLLLLLAAGALGKPTARQERARPGAAQHEDRPGFQYDHEAFLGKEEARSFDQLSPEESRERLGKIVDRIDDNKDGYITTEELKNWIKRVQKRYIYENVAKVWKDYDLNKDDKIAWEEYKQATYGYYLENPEEFQDATDQHSFKKMLPRDERRFKTADLDGDLAATREEFTAFLHPEEFEHMKNIVVLETLEDIDKNEDGFVDQDEYIADMFANEEGGPEPDWVITEREQFSDFRDLNKDGKMDKDEIQHWILPQDYDHALAEARHLVYESDVDKDQKLTKEEVLDNWNMFVGSQATNYGEDLTRNHDEL; from the exons AtggcgggcggcggggcggtgAGGGCGCTGcccgcgctgctgctgctgctgctggcggcgGGCGCGCTGGGCAAGCCCACGGCGCGGCAggagcgggcccggcccggAGCCGCGCAGCATGAGGACCGGCCCGGCTTCCAGTACGACCACGAGGCCTTCCTGGGCAAGGAGGAGGCGCGGAGCTTCGACCAGCTCAGCCCGGAGGAGAGCCGGGAGCGCCTGGG GAAGATTGTGGACAGAATAGATGACAACAAAGACGGCTATATCACAACAGAGGAATTAAAAAACTGGATTAAACGAGTGCAGAAACGCTACATCTATGAAAACGTGGCTAAAGTCTGGAAAGACTATGATCTCAACAAGGATGATAAAATTGCCTGGGAAGAATACAAACAAGCCACATATGGTTATTATCTAG AAAATCCAGAAGAATTCCAAGATGCAACTGATCAGCACAGTTTTAAGAAAATGCTGCCCAGAGATGAAAGACGTTTCAAAACTGCAGATCTGGATGGAGACTTGGCTGCCACTCGTGAAGAATTCACTGCTTTCCTTCACCCAGAGGAGTTTGAGCACATGAAAAACATTGTTGTCTTA GAAACCTTAGAAGACATAGACAAAAATGAGGATGGTTTTGTGGATCAAGATGAGTACATTG CTGATATGTTTGCAAATGAAGAGGGTGGACCGGAGCCTGACTGGGTGATTACAGAGCGTGAGCAGTTCTCAGATTTTCGTGATCTCAACAAGGATGGAAAGATGGACAAAGATGAGATCCAGCACTGGATCCTCCCCCAAGACTATGATCATGCACTAGCTGAAGCCAGGCACTTAGTCTATGAATCTGATGTAGACAAG GATCAAAAGCTAACAAAAGAAGAAGTTCTAGACAACTGGAATATGTTCGTTGGAAGTCAAGCTACTAATTATGGGGAGGACCTCACGAGAAACCATGATGAACTATGA